One window of Salegentibacter sp. Hel_I_6 genomic DNA carries:
- a CDS encoding NAD(P)-dependent oxidoreductase: MKKFNRIVCVDHTKLEDWAIDKLKEFSEAKVDVYKDSPETEKELINRIGDAEAVIVSWKTQIPENVIKQCSNLKYIGMACSLYDDESANVAVDFAREKGITVKGIFDYGDPGVIEFIISELIRLLHGFGENQWRKLPVELTDKKIGILGLGTTGQMLAEALFPLGADLYYFSRSRKKDWEEKGIKYLELEELLETTEIISLHLPKNIEILSEKEFKTFGSGKILINTSLGLPFEEKAFVKWIKAEGNFAIFDGDGGASLSEETKEINRVISYDKSAGWSAETQRRLSEKVLENLKSYFN; encoded by the coding sequence ATGAAGAAATTCAATAGAATAGTTTGTGTAGACCATACAAAATTAGAAGACTGGGCTATAGATAAACTTAAGGAATTTAGTGAGGCTAAAGTTGATGTTTATAAAGATAGTCCCGAAACAGAAAAAGAACTTATTAATCGAATTGGCGATGCCGAAGCTGTTATAGTTTCCTGGAAAACCCAAATTCCAGAAAATGTTATAAAGCAATGCAGCAATCTTAAATATATTGGCATGGCTTGCAGCCTTTATGATGATGAATCAGCAAACGTAGCGGTAGATTTTGCCAGGGAAAAAGGGATTACCGTGAAAGGGATTTTCGATTATGGTGATCCTGGGGTTATAGAATTTATAATTTCTGAATTGATAAGATTGCTACACGGATTTGGTGAAAATCAGTGGCGAAAATTGCCGGTAGAACTTACCGATAAAAAGATTGGGATTTTAGGGCTGGGAACCACAGGACAAATGTTGGCCGAAGCTTTATTTCCGCTGGGAGCCGATCTTTATTATTTCAGTAGAAGTAGGAAAAAAGATTGGGAAGAAAAAGGAATAAAATACCTGGAATTGGAAGAGTTGCTGGAAACCACCGAAATTATTTCGCTGCACCTTCCGAAGAATATCGAAATTTTATCAGAAAAGGAATTTAAAACTTTTGGTTCAGGAAAAATATTGATCAATACTTCGCTGGGACTTCCATTTGAAGAAAAAGCTTTTGTAAAATGGATAAAAGCTGAAGGAAACTTTGCGATTTTCGACGGGGATGGCGGGGCTTCGTTATCCGAAGAAACAAAGGAAATAAATCGGGTGATCTCCTACGATAAAAGCGCCGGTTGGAGCGCAGAAACCCAAAGGCGTTTATCGGAAAAAGTGTTGGAGAATTTGAAATCTTATTTCAACTAA
- a CDS encoding YeeE/YedE family protein, with amino-acid sequence MEWIFEPWPWYVSGPLIAVTMFLLIFIGKQFGMSSNLRTMCTMCGADSKADFFDFDWRSQRWNLIVVAGAIIGGFIGANLLSNDLSVAINPDTVSLLEDLGFNSAGEAYLPTELYSWEAVGGIKALIVLLIGGILIGFGARYAGGCTSGHAISGLSNLQLPSLIAVVGFFIGGLVMVHVLFPLIF; translated from the coding sequence ATGGAATGGATTTTTGAGCCCTGGCCCTGGTATGTATCAGGTCCGCTTATAGCGGTAACAATGTTTTTGCTAATTTTTATCGGGAAACAATTTGGAATGTCTTCCAACCTTAGGACGATGTGCACCATGTGCGGTGCCGATTCTAAAGCTGATTTCTTTGATTTTGATTGGAGATCGCAACGTTGGAACTTAATTGTAGTGGCAGGGGCTATCATAGGCGGATTCATTGGCGCCAATTTGTTAAGCAATGATCTTTCAGTCGCTATAAATCCAGATACAGTCTCTCTTTTGGAAGATTTAGGATTTAATAGCGCCGGTGAAGCTTATCTACCCACCGAATTATATTCCTGGGAAGCAGTTGGAGGAATAAAAGCGTTAATCGTTCTTTTAATAGGCGGAATTTTAATTGGTTTTGGAGCGCGTTATGCCGGGGGGTGCACTTCTGGTCACGCCATTTCAGGGCTTAGTAATTTGCAATTACCTTCTTTAATCGCCGTTGTTGGATTTTTTATTGGAGGTTTGGTGATGGTACATGTATTATTTCCGCTAATATTTTAA
- a CDS encoding DUF6691 family protein, whose protein sequence is MRSIGYLLIGIFFGIVMFKSEAASWFRIYEMFQFQSFHMYGIMGSALFLGIIGVQIIKRKNLKSFYGERISFVPKEKSFSRYMYGGIIFGLGWALAGACPGPIFTLVGAGFMPILIVFAGSLLGTFLYGLLRKKLPH, encoded by the coding sequence ATGAGAAGTATAGGATATTTATTGATTGGTATATTTTTTGGAATCGTAATGTTTAAATCTGAAGCCGCTTCCTGGTTCAGAATTTATGAGATGTTTCAGTTTCAATCATTCCATATGTACGGAATTATGGGGTCAGCCTTGTTTTTAGGAATAATTGGCGTACAAATTATAAAACGAAAAAACCTTAAATCTTTTTATGGTGAACGAATTTCTTTTGTTCCGAAAGAAAAAAGTTTTAGCCGTTATATGTATGGCGGAATTATTTTCGGATTAGGCTGGGCGCTTGCAGGTGCTTGCCCTGGACCAATTTTTACTTTAGTTGGTGCAGGGTTTATGCCTATTTTAATTGTTTTTGCAGGGTCACTTTTAGGAACTTTTTTATATGGATTGCTTCGGAAGAAACTTCCGCATTAG
- a CDS encoding trimeric intracellular cation channel family protein, whose product MELTLFNILDILGTIAFAISGALAAMDRRLDLFGIFIIGFVTAIGGGTLRDTLIGNTPVTWMENTIYIYLIGVVTVLAIIFRNKINYLKKSLFLFDTIGLGIFTITGVEIGIRNGLDPIICVALGAMTGTFGGAIRDILCNEIPVIFRKEIYATACIFGGLVFVIMHDLGINQDIIYLTTSLIVISIRIIVVKYHISLPYFYISSEKSN is encoded by the coding sequence ATGGAACTTACTTTATTCAATATACTTGATATCCTGGGGACAATAGCCTTCGCTATTTCTGGCGCTTTGGCTGCTATGGACCGAAGACTGGACCTCTTTGGTATTTTTATTATCGGTTTTGTTACGGCTATTGGTGGCGGTACTTTACGCGACACCCTTATTGGAAACACCCCAGTTACCTGGATGGAAAATACTATTTATATCTATCTTATTGGCGTTGTTACCGTACTTGCTATTATTTTTAGAAATAAAATTAATTACCTTAAAAAATCTCTTTTCCTGTTTGATACCATAGGTTTAGGCATTTTCACTATAACCGGTGTTGAAATAGGAATTAGAAATGGTCTTGATCCCATAATTTGCGTGGCTTTAGGCGCCATGACGGGAACTTTTGGAGGTGCAATTAGGGATATTCTTTGTAATGAAATTCCGGTAATCTTTAGAAAAGAAATTTATGCAACCGCCTGTATCTTTGGTGGACTTGTTTTCGTGATTATGCATGATTTAGGCATTAACCAGGATATCATTTACCTTACCACCTCCCTAATCGTTATTTCTATTCGCATTATTGTTGTGAAATATCATATCTCACTCCCCTATTTCTATATTTCTTCGGAAAAAAGTAATTAA
- the trxB gene encoding thioredoxin-disulfide reductase, whose amino-acid sequence MSDKIERIKTLIIGSGPAGYTAAIYASRADLKPVMYTGMEPGGQLTTTTEVDNFPGYADGVDGPKMMMDLQKQAERFGTEVRIGMVTEVELNDKVGGIHRACVDNATWVEAETIIISTGATAKYLGLPSEQRLRGGGVSACAVCDGFFYKGQDVAIVGGGDTAAEEATYLANICNKVTMLVRGDQMRASKAMQHRVTSTKNIDLRYNTEIEEVVGDQVVEGLKMINNQTGEKEQIDITGLFIAIGHKPNTDIFKGKLTMDETGYLITESKSTKTNIPGVFASGDVQDKIYRQAVTAAGTGCMAALDAERYLAEVESEAGEEVKTTKKVEA is encoded by the coding sequence ATGAGTGATAAAATAGAAAGAATAAAAACATTAATTATTGGATCTGGACCTGCGGGATATACCGCTGCAATTTATGCTTCCAGGGCAGATCTTAAACCGGTTATGTATACTGGAATGGAGCCCGGCGGACAGTTAACCACAACTACCGAAGTGGATAATTTTCCTGGTTATGCTGATGGCGTAGATGGACCAAAAATGATGATGGATTTGCAAAAGCAGGCTGAACGTTTTGGTACTGAAGTACGAATTGGTATGGTAACCGAGGTTGAATTAAATGATAAGGTTGGAGGCATTCACCGAGCTTGTGTAGATAATGCTACCTGGGTTGAAGCCGAAACTATAATTATTTCTACCGGTGCAACGGCTAAGTATCTTGGTTTGCCTAGTGAACAACGTTTACGTGGCGGTGGGGTTTCTGCATGTGCTGTTTGTGACGGATTTTTCTATAAAGGTCAGGATGTGGCAATCGTTGGTGGTGGAGATACCGCTGCAGAAGAGGCTACATACCTAGCCAATATTTGCAATAAAGTAACGATGTTGGTAAGAGGCGACCAAATGCGAGCTTCCAAAGCTATGCAACATAGAGTTACCAGTACAAAGAACATCGATCTTCGTTATAATACAGAGATAGAAGAAGTTGTGGGAGATCAGGTAGTAGAAGGTCTTAAAATGATAAACAACCAAACCGGTGAAAAAGAACAAATTGATATTACGGGACTGTTTATTGCGATTGGACATAAACCAAATACTGACATCTTTAAAGGAAAATTAACGATGGACGAAACCGGGTATCTAATTACTGAGTCTAAATCTACTAAAACTAATATTCCGGGTGTTTTTGCTTCTGGAGATGTTCAGGATAAAATTTATCGCCAGGCGGTTACCGCAGCAGGGACAGGTTGTATGGCCGCTCTTGATGCAGAGCGTTATTTAGCAGAAGTTGAAAGCGAAGCAGGGGAAGAAGTGAAAACTACCAAGAAAGTAGAAGCTTAA
- a CDS encoding Gfo/Idh/MocA family protein — protein MKKIKWGILGLGKIAGKFAAGLKDVEGAELYAVASRSKTKAETFAKEHEATKLFSSYEAMLEDKDLDVVYIATPHVFHHQQTLLCLDHKKAVLCEKPFAMNKKQVEEMIAKAKKENVFLMEAMWTQFLPHFLFVIEQIKSEKYGKIKNLKADFGFPAPVDLDKRLYNKDLGGGSLLDIGIYPIFMAMSALGMPKEIQAKANFSETGIDEDCNMVFEYDGGIEAELSSSIVKKTPTTAVIQLEKATITLNTRFHEPTSLTIKTPKGEEIKEFQVKANGYNFEAEHVQKMLLEVKTESGEMTFARSLQLIDLLDKVRDEIGLEY, from the coding sequence ATGAAGAAAATAAAATGGGGCATTCTTGGCCTCGGAAAAATAGCCGGAAAATTTGCCGCCGGATTAAAGGATGTGGAAGGTGCTGAACTTTATGCCGTAGCCAGTAGATCTAAAACCAAAGCGGAAACTTTTGCTAAAGAGCATGAAGCTACTAAATTATTTTCCAGCTATGAAGCGATGCTGGAAGATAAAGATCTGGATGTGGTTTATATCGCCACCCCACACGTTTTTCATCATCAACAAACATTGCTTTGCTTAGATCATAAAAAAGCAGTTTTATGCGAAAAACCATTTGCGATGAATAAAAAGCAGGTGGAAGAAATGATCGCAAAAGCAAAAAAAGAAAATGTATTTCTTATGGAAGCGATGTGGACACAGTTTCTGCCGCATTTTCTATTTGTAATCGAACAAATTAAATCTGAAAAATATGGCAAGATCAAGAACCTTAAAGCCGATTTTGGATTTCCGGCACCGGTAGATCTGGATAAACGGCTTTACAATAAAGACCTGGGTGGAGGAAGTTTACTGGATATTGGGATCTATCCTATTTTTATGGCGATGAGCGCATTAGGTATGCCAAAGGAAATTCAGGCGAAAGCTAATTTCAGTGAAACCGGGATTGATGAAGATTGTAATATGGTTTTTGAGTATGACGGTGGAATTGAAGCCGAATTGAGCAGTTCTATCGTTAAGAAAACCCCGACCACGGCAGTTATTCAATTAGAAAAAGCAACAATTACGCTTAACACGAGATTTCACGAACCTACCAGCTTAACTATTAAAACTCCCAAAGGTGAAGAAATTAAGGAATTTCAAGTAAAGGCTAATGGATATAATTTTGAAGCCGAACATGTTCAAAAAATGCTCTTAGAAGTCAAAACCGAAAGCGGTGAAATGACTTTTGCAAGAAGTCTGCAGCTAATTGATTTGTTGGATAAAGTGAGAGATGAAATTGGGCTGGAATATTAA
- a CDS encoding sodium:solute symporter has protein sequence MQLIDWIVLLGTLAFIVIYGVYKTRNNQGAQDYIRGGSETRWWTIGLSTMATQASAITFLSTPGQAFHDGMGFVQFYFGLPIAMVIICLFFIPIYRRLNVYTAYEYLESRFDRKTRTLTAILFLIQRGLAAGLTIFAPAIILSAVLGWNLSGLTILIGSLVIIYTVAGGTKAVSVTHKQQMAVILTGMFAAFFIILSYLPENINFSNALEIAGASGKMQILDFSLDFENRYTFWSGIIGGSFLALSYFGTDQSQVQRYLSGRSVNESRMGMIMNGMLKVPLQFFILLVGVMVFVFYQFNNAPLNFNPAATETVLNSEYGHQYEDLMQEHEEIQQEKQNLHLQFAENNNFSPENSATYRENLATLNTSENETRQKARELIDASDKDAESNDKDYIFIHFILNNLPRGLIGLLLAVILSAAMSSTASELNALSSTTSIDLYKRSRKTEKSDEHYVRVSKWFTLLWGSIAIAFASVANLFDNLIQLVNIIGSIFYGNVLGIFLLAFFIKIVNSNSVFVAAIITQVIVIALWYFDTMPYLWLNLAGCLLVISIALILELFIKTPEHKIKRT, from the coding sequence ATGCAACTAATAGACTGGATTGTTCTTCTTGGCACTTTGGCGTTTATAGTGATATACGGTGTTTATAAAACCCGAAACAACCAGGGCGCCCAGGATTATATTCGTGGAGGCAGCGAAACCCGCTGGTGGACAATTGGCCTTTCTACTATGGCAACACAGGCCAGCGCAATTACTTTCCTTTCTACCCCGGGACAGGCTTTTCACGATGGGATGGGTTTTGTACAGTTCTATTTTGGCTTGCCCATTGCAATGGTAATAATTTGTTTATTTTTTATTCCAATTTACCGAAGGCTTAATGTTTACACCGCATACGAATATTTAGAATCAAGATTTGACAGGAAAACCAGGACCTTAACCGCTATTTTATTTTTAATACAGCGTGGCCTTGCTGCAGGATTAACCATTTTCGCACCAGCTATTATCTTATCAGCTGTTTTAGGCTGGAACCTTTCCGGACTTACTATCCTTATAGGTTCTTTAGTAATTATTTATACCGTTGCCGGGGGTACTAAAGCCGTAAGTGTTACGCACAAACAGCAAATGGCCGTGATTCTTACCGGGATGTTTGCCGCATTCTTTATTATTCTTAGCTATTTGCCAGAAAATATCAACTTTAGTAATGCCCTGGAAATAGCCGGTGCCAGCGGAAAAATGCAAATTCTTGATTTCTCACTCGATTTTGAAAACCGTTATACTTTTTGGAGCGGAATTATTGGCGGTAGCTTTTTGGCTCTCTCCTACTTTGGTACAGATCAAAGCCAGGTGCAACGTTATTTAAGCGGAAGATCGGTTAATGAAAGCAGGATGGGAATGATTATGAACGGAATGCTTAAAGTGCCATTACAGTTCTTTATTTTGCTTGTAGGCGTAATGGTTTTTGTTTTTTATCAATTCAATAATGCCCCTTTAAATTTTAATCCTGCTGCTACTGAAACTGTTTTAAATTCAGAATACGGGCACCAATATGAAGATTTAATGCAGGAACACGAAGAAATTCAGCAAGAAAAGCAAAATTTACATCTACAATTTGCCGAAAACAATAACTTTTCACCAGAGAATAGTGCTACGTATCGTGAAAACCTCGCTACTTTAAATACTTCCGAAAATGAAACCCGCCAAAAAGCACGCGAGCTAATTGATGCTTCAGATAAAGATGCTGAAAGCAATGATAAAGATTATATTTTCATTCATTTTATTCTAAATAATTTACCCCGCGGACTTATTGGACTTCTCCTTGCCGTAATCCTTTCTGCAGCTATGTCTTCTACCGCTTCAGAGTTAAATGCGTTGTCTTCAACTACTTCCATAGATCTCTACAAAAGAAGCCGAAAAACCGAAAAATCTGATGAGCACTATGTACGGGTTTCTAAATGGTTTACCCTTCTTTGGGGCAGTATTGCCATTGCTTTTGCCAGCGTGGCCAATTTGTTCGATAACCTTATTCAACTGGTAAATATTATCGGTTCTATTTTCTACGGAAATGTTTTGGGAATATTTTTACTCGCATTTTTTATTAAAATCGTAAATAGTAATTCGGTTTTTGTAGCCGCAATTATTACCCAGGTAATTGTAATTGCACTTTGGTATTTTGATACAATGCCGTACTTGTGGCTCAATTTAGCTGGTTGTTTACTTGTTATTAGCATAGCTTTGATCCTGGAGTTATTTATAAAAACACCTGAACACAAAATTAAAAGAACATGA
- a CDS encoding PIG-L family deacetylase: MRKILSILCIFFLWNLNAQEPEKLNASEIFQEIKKLNFLGSVLYIGAHPDDENTRLISYFSNEKNARTAYLSLTRGDGGQNLIGPELREQLGLIRTHELLAARRIDGGEQFFTRANDFGYSKTPEETLQIWDKEKVLADVVWIIRNFKPDVIINRFDHRTAGSTHGHHTSSALISIEAFDAAANPNRFKEQLEFTETHQPKRTYFNTSPWFYGGDEAFEEASKDRFISFDTGVYFPLLGLSNPEISSLSRSEHQSQGFGSTGSRGNQMEYLEPIKGDTIRSQDVFEGIDTSWSKLEGGNKIAEILNQVEENYNFQDPAASLPKLLEAYKLIRELPNEHWRELKTKQIKNVIYASAGLFLEAVAAEASVTQKDSLQVNLEAINRSDFPIELTKVIIRPNNAEIQPEIKLQNNEDWQQEVSIKISENAEYTNPYWLKEGPGNGMYQVEEQKLIGLPETPKNNSAVFFLKFKDILLDFEKPIVYKFNDPVFGETYQPFEIIPQVSLSFEDDVVIFENDEPKNISVKVTSGKANVKGEVSLSAGKGWKITPDNHRFQLQQKGSSAIISFKITPPKDQNESFITPTATIDGREFSDKLITIDYKHIPKQNLVVPSKLKVARLEIEKKGELIGYIAGAGDVVPESLEQIGYRVTKLNAASISQASLQKYDAVVLGIRALNTVEELKYKQQALLNYVKDGGNLIIQYNTNRGLVTENFSPFPLELSRDRVTDESAEVRFLAENHPILNSPNKITKNDFDNWVQERGLYFPDSWSEEFTPVLSMNDKGESAKNGSLMVAKYGDGYFIYTGLSFFRQFPEGVPGAYRLFANMISIGK, translated from the coding sequence ATGCGCAAAATACTTAGTATCCTTTGCATTTTTTTCCTGTGGAATTTAAACGCACAGGAACCCGAAAAACTAAATGCTTCTGAAATATTTCAGGAAATAAAAAAACTAAATTTCCTGGGCTCCGTTTTATATATAGGCGCCCATCCAGACGATGAAAACACGAGATTAATTTCCTACTTTTCCAACGAAAAAAATGCTCGAACCGCTTACCTATCTTTAACCCGCGGTGATGGTGGTCAAAACCTTATTGGCCCCGAATTAAGAGAACAACTGGGGCTTATTAGAACTCACGAATTACTTGCCGCAAGGCGTATTGATGGCGGCGAGCAGTTTTTTACCCGTGCTAATGATTTTGGTTATTCCAAAACACCGGAAGAAACTTTACAAATTTGGGATAAAGAAAAAGTACTGGCAGACGTGGTTTGGATTATTAGAAATTTTAAACCCGATGTAATTATAAATCGGTTTGACCACCGCACCGCCGGCTCCACCCACGGCCATCACACTTCTTCTGCTTTAATTAGTATAGAAGCTTTTGATGCCGCTGCCAATCCTAATAGATTTAAAGAGCAATTAGAATTTACAGAAACCCACCAACCTAAACGGACTTATTTTAATACTTCCCCCTGGTTTTATGGCGGGGACGAAGCTTTTGAAGAAGCCAGTAAAGACCGTTTTATAAGTTTTGATACCGGAGTTTATTTTCCACTCCTTGGACTCTCAAATCCTGAAATTTCTTCTTTAAGCCGCAGTGAACATCAATCCCAGGGGTTTGGTAGCACAGGTTCAAGAGGGAATCAAATGGAATATTTAGAACCCATTAAAGGAGATACCATTCGCTCGCAAGATGTTTTTGAAGGCATAGATACTTCCTGGAGTAAATTGGAAGGCGGTAATAAAATTGCTGAAATTCTGAATCAGGTTGAGGAAAATTATAATTTCCAGGATCCGGCCGCCAGTTTACCGAAATTACTGGAAGCCTATAAATTAATCCGCGAATTACCTAACGAGCATTGGCGCGAATTAAAAACCAAACAAATTAAGAACGTCATTTATGCCAGCGCAGGCTTATTTTTAGAAGCAGTAGCTGCAGAAGCTTCAGTAACTCAAAAAGATAGCTTACAGGTGAATTTGGAAGCGATTAATCGTAGTGATTTTCCCATCGAATTAACTAAGGTTATTATAAGACCCAATAATGCTGAAATTCAACCGGAAATTAAACTACAAAACAACGAAGACTGGCAACAGGAAGTAAGTATTAAAATCTCTGAAAATGCAGAATACACCAATCCCTATTGGTTAAAAGAAGGTCCTGGGAATGGAATGTACCAAGTAGAAGAGCAGAAATTAATAGGTTTGCCTGAAACCCCTAAAAATAATAGTGCTGTTTTCTTTCTAAAGTTTAAAGATATTCTGCTGGATTTTGAAAAACCCATAGTTTATAAATTTAACGATCCAGTTTTTGGAGAAACCTACCAACCTTTTGAGATTATCCCGCAAGTTTCGCTAAGCTTTGAAGATGATGTTGTGATTTTCGAAAATGATGAACCCAAAAATATCTCTGTAAAAGTCACATCGGGAAAAGCTAATGTTAAGGGAGAAGTTAGTCTTTCTGCAGGAAAAGGTTGGAAAATTACACCCGATAATCATAGATTCCAACTTCAGCAAAAAGGTAGTTCTGCTATTATTTCATTTAAGATTACTCCACCTAAAGATCAAAATGAAAGTTTTATCACACCAACCGCTACAATAGATGGTAGGGAATTTTCAGATAAATTAATCACTATAGATTATAAACATATTCCAAAGCAAAATCTGGTAGTTCCTTCAAAATTGAAAGTTGCCAGGTTAGAAATCGAAAAAAAGGGAGAATTAATCGGCTATATCGCAGGTGCAGGTGATGTTGTTCCTGAAAGTTTGGAGCAAATTGGGTATCGTGTTACAAAATTGAACGCAGCTTCAATTTCACAGGCTTCGCTTCAAAAATATGATGCAGTAGTTTTGGGAATTCGGGCGTTAAATACGGTTGAGGAATTAAAATATAAACAACAGGCGCTTTTAAACTATGTGAAAGATGGAGGAAATTTAATTATTCAATATAATACCAACAGAGGTTTAGTTACAGAGAATTTTTCTCCTTTTCCACTCGAATTATCTCGAGACAGAGTAACCGATGAATCTGCAGAAGTACGATTTTTAGCCGAAAATCATCCAATTCTAAACTCTCCAAACAAAATCACTAAAAATGATTTTGATAACTGGGTGCAGGAACGCGGACTTTATTTTCCAGACTCCTGGAGTGAAGAATTTACACCTGTACTTTCTATGAACGATAAAGGAGAAAGTGCAAAAAACGGCAGTCTTATGGTCGCAAAATACGGGGATGGTTATTTTATTTATACCGGACTAAGCTTTTTTAGGCAATTTCCAGAGGGAGTTCCCGGTGCTTACAGGCTTTTTGCCAATATGATTTCAATAGGAAAATAA
- a CDS encoding mechanosensitive ion channel domain-containing protein has translation MYEVLVTYKSEITYTVITVFALLIVQFLLKKAAHRVGKRSEIDFTRTRLMFKYINILIVFISFFLLAIAWGMGLTELSLIFSSVFAVLGVALFAIWSILSNITSGVILFFSFPYKIGDKIKIHDKDMPIEAIIEDIKAFHLHLRTLEGELITYPNNLILQKAVSLVAKDVYQDEDKSSL, from the coding sequence ATGTACGAAGTTTTGGTCACTTATAAATCGGAAATCACCTACACGGTAATTACTGTTTTTGCCCTATTAATTGTTCAGTTTTTATTAAAGAAAGCCGCCCATCGAGTTGGTAAGCGAAGCGAAATAGACTTCACAAGAACCAGGTTAATGTTTAAGTACATTAATATCCTTATTGTATTTATCTCTTTCTTTTTACTGGCAATTGCCTGGGGAATGGGCTTAACCGAACTTTCTCTTATATTTTCTTCGGTTTTCGCAGTATTAGGTGTTGCCTTATTTGCAATATGGTCTATTCTAAGCAATATCACTTCTGGGGTTATTTTATTTTTTTCCTTTCCGTATAAAATTGGAGACAAAATAAAGATACATGATAAAGACATGCCTATTGAAGCAATTATTGAAGACATAAAGGCTTTTCATTTACACCTCAGAACTTTAGAGGGAGAATTGATCACTTACCCTAATAATCTTATTCTGCAAAAAGCGGTTTCCCTTGTCGCAAAAGATGTGTATCAGGATGAAGATAAAAGCAGCCTCTAA
- a CDS encoding Maf-like protein, producing the protein MLKDLLKNKEIVLASGSPRRHQFFKDLDIPFTMDVRPVKEVYPDYLKKEEITNFLAELKAEAFQKELKQNQIIITSDTIVYNEEKALGKPKTSAEAKEMLKSLSGKTHSVFTSVSFTTLKHQSTVNCETKVTFKELTSGEIDYYVENFKPFDKAGGYAIQEWIGLIGITNLEGSYFNVVGLPTHLVYNELIDLASIQ; encoded by the coding sequence ATGCTGAAAGACCTTTTAAAGAATAAAGAAATAGTTCTTGCCTCCGGCTCTCCAAGACGTCATCAATTTTTCAAGGATCTTGATATTCCATTCACAATGGATGTAAGACCCGTAAAGGAAGTTTACCCAGATTATCTAAAAAAAGAAGAAATCACTAATTTTTTAGCTGAATTGAAAGCGGAAGCTTTTCAAAAAGAATTAAAACAAAATCAAATTATAATTACCAGCGACACTATAGTTTATAATGAGGAAAAAGCACTGGGCAAACCAAAAACTTCAGCTGAAGCTAAGGAAATGCTTAAATCGCTTTCAGGGAAAACCCACAGCGTATTTACTTCAGTTTCTTTCACCACGCTAAAACATCAATCTACAGTTAATTGCGAAACCAAAGTCACTTTTAAAGAACTTACAAGCGGCGAGATTGACTATTACGTAGAAAATTTCAAACCTTTTGATAAAGCAGGCGGTTATGCAATTCAGGAATGGATTGGCCTAATTGGAATAACTAACCTGGAAGGAAGTTATTTTAATGTCGTAGGTCTGCCAACACATTTGGTCTATAACGAGCTTATTGATCTTGCTTCAATTCAATAA